In Lautropia mirabilis, one DNA window encodes the following:
- a CDS encoding 7-cyano-7-deazaguanine/7-aminomethyl-7-deazaguanine transporter, whose translation MNDFSFTPAQQHKALRWLVLFHIAVIASSNYLVQFPFTITLPNGFAVHSTWGALSFPFIFLATDLTVRIFGQRLARRIIFRVMFPALLLSYVISVLFHDGTWTGWGSLADFQPLVFRIALASFAAYAFGQVMDIFVFNRLRQMKAWWVAPTASTFAGNALDTVLFFSIAFHASSDPFMAENWPHIALVDYLFKLAICTLMFVPAYGVLLNVLTRRLTALRSGEPQP comes from the coding sequence ATGAACGACTTCTCCTTCACCCCGGCCCAGCAGCACAAGGCCTTGCGGTGGCTGGTCCTCTTTCACATTGCCGTCATCGCCTCCAGCAACTACCTGGTGCAGTTCCCGTTCACCATCACGCTGCCCAACGGTTTTGCCGTGCACTCCACCTGGGGGGCCCTGAGCTTTCCGTTCATCTTCCTGGCCACCGACCTGACGGTGCGGATCTTCGGGCAGCGGCTGGCGCGCCGGATCATCTTCCGGGTGATGTTCCCGGCCCTGCTGCTGTCCTACGTGATCTCGGTGCTGTTCCATGACGGCACCTGGACCGGCTGGGGCAGCCTGGCCGACTTCCAGCCCCTAGTCTTTCGCATTGCACTGGCCAGCTTCGCCGCCTATGCGTTCGGGCAGGTGATGGACATCTTCGTGTTCAACCGGCTGCGGCAGATGAAGGCATGGTGGGTGGCGCCCACAGCCTCCACCTTCGCCGGCAATGCCCTGGATACGGTGCTGTTCTTCTCGATCGCGTTCCACGCCAGCTCCGACCCGTTCATGGCCGAGAACTGGCCGCACATTGCGCTGGTGGACTATCTGTTCAAGCTGGCCATCTGCACGCTGATGTTCGTGCCGGCCTATGGGGTGCTGCTGAACGTGCTCACGCGGCGGCTGACGGCGCTGCGGTCAGGCGAGCCCCAGCCGTGA
- the arsC gene encoding arsenate reductase (glutaredoxin) (This arsenate reductase requires both glutathione and glutaredoxin to convert arsenate to arsenite, after which the efflux transporter formed by ArsA and ArsB can extrude the arsenite from the cell, providing resistance.): protein MTSADTITIYHNPRCSTSRKVLDAIRAAGHEPVVVDYLKTGWQRPQLTALLKEAGLTPRQALRTKQEEAKALLAEEASDERILEAMLELPVLVERPIVQTPKGVRLVRPLEKLDEIL, encoded by the coding sequence ATGACGTCTGCGGACACCATCACCATCTACCACAACCCCCGCTGCAGCACTTCCCGCAAGGTGCTGGATGCCATCCGCGCCGCCGGCCATGAGCCGGTGGTGGTGGACTACCTGAAGACCGGCTGGCAGCGGCCACAGCTGACAGCGCTGCTCAAGGAAGCGGGCCTGACGCCCCGCCAGGCGCTGCGCACCAAGCAGGAAGAAGCCAAGGCACTGCTGGCCGAGGAGGCCTCCGACGAGCGAATTCTGGAGGCCATGCTGGAATTGCCCGTGCTGGTCGAGCGCCCCATCGTGCAGACGCCCAAGGGTGTGCGGCTGGTGCGTCCGCTGGAGAAGCTGGACGAGATTCTCTGA
- the asd gene encoding archaetidylserine decarboxylase (Phosphatidylserine decarboxylase is synthesized as a single chain precursor. Generation of the pyruvoyl active site from a Ser is coupled to cleavage of a Gly-Ser bond between the larger (beta) and smaller (alpha chains). It is an integral membrane protein.) — protein sequence MPNLHTLTQYLLPKQALTRLAGAGARLEGGALTQWAIRRFIQQYQVNMQEAAEPDPSAYTSFNAFFTRALRPDARPLADSDLVCPVDGAVSQLGNIDAGRIFQAKGHEYTATALLAGDGKLAEHFVDGQFATIYLSPRDYHRIHMPCAGHLRQMVYVPGDLFSVSPATAAAIPGLFARNERVVCVFDAPWGPWVLVLVGAAIVGSMATVWHGTVNPPRPGHIQRWEYPAHEGGDSAQAAAAPADANRKATETSIFLDRGAEMGRFMLGSTVVMLFPAGAPRLTTAWQPGQSVRMGEPMSQA from the coding sequence ATGCCCAATCTGCATACGCTCACCCAGTACCTGTTGCCCAAGCAGGCGCTTACCCGGCTGGCCGGGGCTGGCGCTCGCCTTGAAGGCGGTGCGCTCACCCAATGGGCCATCCGTCGCTTCATTCAGCAGTATCAGGTGAACATGCAGGAGGCCGCCGAGCCTGATCCCTCGGCCTATACCAGCTTCAATGCCTTCTTCACCCGGGCGCTGCGTCCGGACGCCAGGCCGCTGGCCGACAGCGATCTGGTCTGCCCGGTGGATGGTGCCGTCAGTCAGCTGGGGAACATCGACGCCGGTCGCATCTTCCAGGCCAAGGGGCACGAATACACGGCCACGGCCCTGCTGGCCGGTGACGGCAAGCTGGCCGAGCACTTTGTGGACGGCCAGTTCGCCACCATCTACCTGAGCCCGCGCGACTATCACCGCATCCACATGCCCTGCGCAGGCCACCTGCGCCAGATGGTCTACGTGCCGGGCGACCTGTTCTCGGTCAGCCCGGCCACCGCGGCTGCCATTCCCGGCCTCTTTGCCCGCAACGAACGGGTGGTCTGCGTCTTCGATGCGCCGTGGGGACCGTGGGTGCTGGTGCTGGTGGGCGCTGCCATCGTCGGCAGCATGGCCACCGTCTGGCACGGTACCGTCAATCCGCCCCGACCCGGGCACATCCAGCGCTGGGAGTATCCGGCGCACGAGGGTGGAGACAGCGCACAGGCCGCGGCTGCGCCGGCGGACGCCAATCGGAAGGCCACGGAAACCTCCATCTTTCTGGACCGTGGGGCCGAGATGGGGCGCTTCATGCTGGGTTCCACCGTGGTGATGCTCTTCCCCGCCGGGGCGCCCAGGCTCACCACGGCGTGGCAGCCTGGCCAGTCGGTACGCATGGGCGAGCCAATGTCACAGGCGTGA